One window from the genome of Buchnera aphidicola (Neophyllaphis podocarpi) encodes:
- a CDS encoding MFS transporter, which yields MKNIFNFRFLIILILFMIIFLRSFCTFFLFPIVSVYVLSLKDSTKFLIGLCLGIYSLFQSILQIPLGFISDIVGRKSIIILGLCLFSIGSFFCAFSDSIFSLLIGRSLQGSGAISSIIVTLLSDLVNKKHNFMVMFFVGVTFGISFISAMILSPVIFLNFGFNFIFWLIFIISLVTIILVAYLLPNTKKKDLYTFNSNFIKIVFYDTKIIIINFSVFLLHFLLTFNFLVLPIKLQILGLNLLYHWKLYFYLLIISSIIVIILIYFIDIKKYTKTIIISSIVSFFISELIFFNFNNLKIFIFGIQLFFFSFSILESLLPSLINQLSCKKYKGLTMGIFSTSQFIGSAFGGILGGLIINLLGLKFIFILTLLISFIWFFFIIIFYK from the coding sequence ATGAAAAATATTTTTAATTTTAGATTTTTAATAATTTTAATATTATTTATGATTATCTTTTTGCGATCTTTTTGTACTTTTTTTTTATTTCCTATTGTTTCAGTTTATGTTTTATCTTTAAAAGATTCTACAAAATTTTTAATAGGTCTATGTTTAGGAATTTATAGTTTATTTCAATCTATTTTACAAATTCCTTTAGGGTTTATTTCTGATATTGTAGGAAGAAAATCAATCATAATTTTAGGTTTATGTTTATTTTCTATAGGTAGTTTTTTTTGTGCATTTTCTGATTCTATTTTTAGTTTATTAATAGGTAGATCTTTACAAGGTTCTGGTGCTATTTCTTCTATTATTGTTACATTATTGTCAGATTTGGTAAATAAAAAACATAATTTTATGGTTATGTTTTTTGTAGGTGTTACTTTTGGTATATCATTTATATCAGCTATGATTTTAAGCCCAGTTATTTTTTTAAATTTTGGATTTAATTTTATATTTTGGTTAATATTTATTATATCACTAGTGACTATTATTTTAGTAGCTTATTTACTTCCTAATACTAAAAAAAAAGATCTATATACTTTTAATTCTAATTTTATTAAAATAGTTTTTTATGATACAAAAATAATCATAATAAATTTTAGCGTTTTTTTGTTGCATTTTTTGCTGACTTTTAATTTTTTAGTTCTTCCAATTAAATTACAGATTTTAGGATTAAATTTATTATATCATTGGAAATTATATTTTTATTTGCTTATTATTTCTTCTATAATTGTTATTATTTTAATTTATTTTATTGATATAAAAAAATATACTAAAACAATTATAATTAGTTCTATAGTTTCATTTTTTATTTCTGAGCTTATTTTTTTTAATTTTAATAATTTAAAAATTTTTATATTTGGTATTCAGTTATTTTTCTTTTCTTTTAGTATTTTAGAATCTTTATTACCTTCATTAATTAATCAACTTTCTTGCAAAAAATATAAAGGTCTTACAATGGGAATTTTTTCTACTAGTCAATTTATTGGCTCTGCTTTTGGAGGTATTTTAGGAGGTTTGATTATTAATTTATTAGGATTAAAATTTATTTTTATATTAACATTATTAATTTCTTTTATATGGTTTTTTTTTATAATTATATTTTATAAGTAA
- a CDS encoding cytochrome o ubiquinol oxidase subunit IV, giving the protein MNNNLDINYIFKIIRYYLIGFISSVFLTSVPFLLFEYHFYPKKIVISLIILCAVLQILLHFKYFISIHILKKDFIYHISLFFVILIIFIIIFGSIWIMYHLNSNN; this is encoded by the coding sequence ATGAATAATAATTTAGATATCAATTATATTTTTAAAATTATTAGATATTATTTAATAGGTTTTATTAGTTCTGTATTTTTAACTTCAGTTCCTTTTTTATTATTTGAGTATCATTTTTATCCAAAAAAAATAGTTATCTCATTAATAATTTTATGTGCTGTTTTACAAATTTTATTACATTTTAAATATTTTATTAGTATTCATATTTTAAAAAAAGATTTTATATATCATATTTCTTTGTTCTTTGTGATATTAATAATTTTTATTATTATTTTTGGATCTATATGGATTATGTATCATTTAAATAGTAATAATTAA
- the cyoE gene encoding heme o synthase, with amino-acid sequence MFNKYFTVLKPRIVFGNLISVISVFLFASKGNLNIHLLIFTLMSTFCIISSSCIFNNIIDIDIDQKMNRTKDRFLVNNQNYLSTFVFFALTLFFLGCILLYFFVNLLSLFLSVFGFFIYVIIYSLYMKQNSIFAILVGSIAGAMPPLIGYCSFSNSLDFKSLILFLIFVFWQIPHSYSLAILYSNDYNSANIPVLPLIKGNLVTKKYILLSILVFFFLTLLLFLFKFAGYYYLIIMLICNFIWLYIFFNNCLNSNILIWSKNMFLFSLIIIMIFNLIISLDYNV; translated from the coding sequence ATGTTTAATAAATATTTTACAGTTTTAAAACCAAGAATAGTTTTTGGCAATTTAATATCAGTTATTAGTGTTTTTTTATTTGCTTCTAAGGGAAACTTAAATATACACTTACTTATTTTTACTTTAATGAGTACTTTTTGTATAATTTCATCTAGTTGTATATTTAATAATATAATAGATATTGATATAGACCAAAAAATGAATAGAACTAAAGATAGATTTTTGGTAAATAATCAAAATTACTTATCTACTTTTGTTTTTTTTGCATTAACTTTGTTTTTTTTAGGTTGTATATTACTTTATTTTTTTGTTAATTTATTAAGTTTATTTTTATCTGTATTTGGTTTTTTTATTTATGTTATTATATATAGTTTATATATGAAACAAAATTCCATTTTTGCTATACTAGTTGGTAGTATAGCAGGTGCTATGCCTCCTTTAATAGGTTATTGTTCTTTCAGTAATTCTCTAGATTTTAAATCTTTAATTTTATTTTTAATTTTTGTTTTTTGGCAAATACCTCATTCCTATTCTTTGGCTATTTTATATTCTAATGATTATAATAGTGCTAATATACCTGTTCTTCCTCTAATTAAAGGTAATTTAGTAACAAAAAAATATATCTTATTATCTATTTTAGTTTTCTTTTTTTTAACACTTTTATTATTTCTTTTTAAATTTGCAGGGTATTATTATTTGATAATTATGTTAATTTGTAATTTTATTTGGTTATATATATTTTTTAATAATTGTTTAAATAGTAATATTTTGATTTGGTCTAAAAATATGTTTTTATTTTCTTTAATAATCATAATGATATTTAATTTAATTATTTCCTTAGACTATAATGTATAG
- the nusB gene encoding transcription antitermination factor NusB, translating to MKKSYRRQAREFALQAIYSWQISKNNIKNIEIEFIIEKKIKNADIVYFRCLIFGVTSKYYKIDKIMQDYLSRKLKEIDQIEKAVLRIAFYELLYRIDIPYKVLINEAIELTKKFGANASHKFINGVLDKAAYKIRIKKEDKL from the coding sequence ATGAAAAAAAGTTATCGTAGACAAGCAAGAGAATTTGCTTTACAAGCAATTTATTCATGGCAAATATCTAAAAACAATATTAAAAATATAGAAATAGAATTTATAATAGAAAAAAAAATAAAAAATGCTGATATTGTTTATTTTCGCTGTTTAATATTCGGAGTGACATCAAAATATTATAAAATAGACAAAATTATGCAAGATTATTTATCTCGAAAATTAAAAGAAATAGATCAAATAGAAAAAGCAGTTTTAAGAATTGCTTTTTATGAATTATTATATAGAATAGATATTCCATATAAAGTTTTAATTAATGAAGCAATAGAATTAACTAAAAAATTTGGAGCTAATGCCAGTCATAAATTTATAAATGGAGTATTAGATAAAGCAGCTTATAAAATAAGGATTAAAAAAGAAGATAAACTATAA
- a CDS encoding TusE/DsrC/DsvC family sulfur relay protein, whose amino-acid sequence MIHKNKKKYLDIYLQWNKKKAIDIAKKELISMNKNHWEIIFLLRKFYKEFNFTPNIRMFINFARKILKTEKINSIYLFKLFPKGPIHQGSKISGIPKPSRCL is encoded by the coding sequence ATGATTCATAAAAATAAAAAAAAATATTTAGATATTTATCTACAATGGAATAAAAAAAAAGCAATTGATATAGCTAAAAAAGAATTAATATCAATGAATAAAAATCATTGGGAAATAATATTTTTATTAAGAAAATTCTATAAAGAATTTAATTTTACACCTAATATTAGAATGTTTATTAATTTCGCAAGAAAAATACTAAAAACAGAAAAAATAAATAGTATATATTTATTTAAATTATTTCCAAAAGGCCCAATACATCAAGGAAGTAAGATTTCTGGTATTCCAAAACCAAGCAGATGTTTGTAA
- the ribD gene encoding bifunctional diaminohydroxyphosphoribosylaminopyrimidine deaminase/5-amino-6-(5-phosphoribosylamino)uracil reductase RibD, with the protein MNDIIYMKKALMLAKKGQFSAAPNPNVGCVIVKNGKIIGEGWHIRQGEPHAEINALKKLTENAYGATVYINLEPCSHFGYTPPCCKSLVLAGIKRIVIAMIDPNPLVSGKGIKYMKKHGISISCGLMKKEAESINKGFNKRMKTGLPWIQLKMASSIDGKISMSDGNSKWISSVESRKDVQYFRAKNQVILSTSKTIIKDNPSLNVRYSDMNQKTQSYFLNAKIKQPIRLIIDSNNHIKPFHNVIQTQGKILLARLKPDKEKWPKNTKQIIIDKDNNNKIDLLSLIYKLGSKKINNVWVEAGSQLAGSLINIKLVDELIIYLSPKILGEKSKDIFTLKKTLKISETIDFRFKKIKRIGKDLRIILKPKLKSKSYNKETYYEKKLS; encoded by the coding sequence ATGAACGATATAATTTACATGAAAAAAGCTCTAATGTTAGCAAAAAAAGGGCAGTTTAGTGCTGCACCAAACCCTAATGTCGGATGTGTTATTGTTAAAAATGGAAAAATAATAGGAGAAGGTTGGCATATTAGACAAGGAGAACCTCATGCAGAAATAAATGCTTTAAAAAAACTAACAGAAAATGCGTATGGAGCAACAGTTTACATAAACCTAGAACCTTGTTCACATTTTGGATATACTCCTCCTTGTTGTAAATCATTAGTTTTAGCAGGAATTAAAAGAATAGTAATAGCTATGATAGATCCTAATCCTCTGGTATCAGGAAAAGGAATTAAATACATGAAAAAACATGGAATATCAATTTCTTGCGGTTTGATGAAAAAAGAAGCAGAATCAATAAATAAAGGATTTAATAAAAGAATGAAAACAGGATTACCATGGATTCAATTAAAAATGGCTTCATCGATAGATGGAAAAATATCAATGTCAGATGGAAATAGTAAATGGATTTCTTCTGTAGAATCTAGAAAAGATGTACAATATTTTAGAGCAAAAAATCAAGTGATATTAAGCACAAGTAAAACTATTATAAAAGATAATCCATCTTTAAATGTAAGATATTCTGATATGAATCAAAAAACACAATCTTATTTTCTTAATGCAAAAATTAAACAACCTATTAGATTAATAATAGATAGCAATAATCATATTAAACCTTTCCATAATGTAATTCAAACACAAGGAAAAATATTATTAGCAAGGTTAAAACCTGATAAAGAAAAATGGCCAAAAAACACGAAACAAATAATAATAGACAAAGATAACAATAATAAAATAGATTTATTATCTTTAATTTATAAATTAGGGAGTAAAAAAATTAATAATGTATGGGTAGAAGCAGGATCTCAACTAGCTGGATCGTTAATTAATATTAAATTAGTAGATGAGTTAATAATCTATCTATCACCAAAAATACTAGGAGAAAAATCTAAAGATATATTTACATTAAAAAAAACATTAAAAATATCTGAAACTATAGACTTTAGATTTAAAAAAATAAAAAGAATAGGAAAAGATTTAAGAATAATATTAAAGCCAAAATTAAAATCAAAATCATATAATAAAGAAACATATTATGAAAAAAAGTTATCGTAG
- a CDS encoding cytochrome o ubiquinol oxidase subunit III, producing the protein MLLKISNLSFFIKSKLKYNFANHSISENKSFLGLWIYLMSDCIVFAVLFATYAVIINTSKDLFLLKSIFNIPLVIFETFLLLFSSIMYSFAVVFLKLYKYYYIIISLFLTLFAGLLFVLIEGYEFHNLIIHHYGPQFNSLFSIYFTIIGIHGLHVIIGIIWIISIIFELLYIKKISKNIINKIFCLSIFWHFIDIIWICVFSIIYLIGTLL; encoded by the coding sequence ATGTTATTAAAAATTTCTAATTTAAGTTTTTTTATTAAATCTAAATTAAAATATAATTTTGCAAATCATTCAATATCTGAGAATAAATCATTTTTAGGTTTATGGATTTATCTTATGAGTGATTGTATAGTTTTTGCAGTCCTTTTTGCAACTTATGCAGTTATTATTAATACTAGCAAGGATTTATTTTTATTAAAAAGTATTTTTAATATTCCTCTGGTAATATTTGAAACTTTTTTGCTTTTATTTAGTTCTATTATGTATTCTTTTGCAGTTGTATTTCTTAAGTTATACAAATATTATTATATTATAATTAGTTTATTTTTAACTTTATTTGCAGGTTTATTATTTGTCTTAATAGAAGGTTATGAATTTCATAATTTAATTATTCATCATTATGGTCCTCAGTTTAATAGTTTATTTTCTATATATTTTACTATTATAGGAATTCATGGATTACATGTGATAATAGGTATTATATGGATAATTTCTATTATATTTGAATTATTGTATATTAAAAAAATTTCTAAAAATATTATAAATAAAATATTTTGTTTAAGTATATTTTGGCACTTTATTGATATTATATGGATATGTGTATTTAGTATCATTTATCTTATCGGAACTTTGTTATGA
- the thiI gene encoding thiazole biosynthesis protein — translation MNINYMKKINKILTVTSILKNEIILDIRSEEEREKFPLKIKKQKIKYMSFYNLHKNFKNLDQKKTWLLYCNRGVMSKIQAIYLYELGFKNIKIYKIN, via the coding sequence ATAAATATAAATTATATGAAAAAAATAAACAAAATATTAACAGTAACATCTATTCTTAAAAATGAAATTATTTTAGATATACGATCTGAAGAAGAAAGAGAAAAATTTCCATTAAAAATAAAAAAACAAAAAATAAAATACATGTCTTTTTATAATTTACATAAAAATTTTAAAAATTTAGACCAAAAAAAAACATGGTTATTATACTGTAATAGAGGAGTAATGAGTAAAATACAAGCAATATATTTATATGAATTAGGTTTTAAAAATATAAAAATATATAAAATTAATTAA
- a CDS encoding polyprenyl synthetase family protein — MFIDYLNFYNKRINNFLISVFNNIDFKNSKLFDAMKYSTLLGGKRIRPCLIYFIGDILNVNLNNLDVIAATIEVIHSYSLIHDDLPSMDNSLVRRGKPSCHAKFNEFTAILSGDALQSLAFSILSSKSMFKVSSSIRLKMIYELSKSIGISGLCMGQYLDLKSKDVVITKDYLEKVFFYKTCLLINTSIKLVCLNKNISRNHKINKDLYKYSTIISLAYQINDDISDFKYDKIVNKKFKNKKYNYVSLVGLDRAKFRVLDLYNKAIFILKKLAKKNYLKIELLKSFTKYMVNFDK, encoded by the coding sequence ATGTTTATAGATTACTTAAATTTTTATAATAAAAGAATTAATAATTTTTTGATCAGTGTATTTAATAACATAGATTTCAAAAATTCTAAATTATTTGATGCTATGAAGTATAGTACTTTACTTGGAGGTAAAAGGATTCGTCCTTGTCTCATCTATTTTATTGGAGATATTCTAAATGTAAATCTTAATAATTTAGATGTTATAGCTGCTACTATTGAAGTCATTCATTCTTATTCATTGATACATGATGATTTACCATCTATGGATAATAGTTTGGTTCGTAGAGGCAAGCCTTCATGTCATGCAAAATTTAATGAATTTACTGCTATTCTTTCCGGAGATGCTTTACAAAGTCTTGCTTTTAGTATTCTGTCAAGCAAATCCATGTTTAAAGTTTCAAGTAGTATACGTTTAAAGATGATATATGAATTGTCAAAATCTATAGGTATATCAGGTTTATGTATGGGTCAATATTTAGATTTAAAAAGTAAAGATGTAGTTATTACTAAAGACTATTTAGAAAAAGTTTTTTTTTACAAAACATGTTTACTTATTAATACATCAATTAAATTAGTTTGTTTAAATAAAAATATTTCTAGAAATCATAAAATCAATAAAGATTTATATAAATATTCTACTATAATAAGTTTAGCATATCAAATAAATGATGATATATCTGATTTTAAATATGATAAAATTGTTAATAAAAAGTTTAAAAATAAAAAATACAATTACGTTTCATTGGTAGGTTTAGATAGAGCTAAATTTAGAGTATTAGATTTATATAATAAAGCAATATTTATTTTAAAAAAACTTGCAAAAAAAAATTATCTAAAAATAGAATTATTAAAATCTTTTACTAAATACATGGTTAATTTTGATAAATAA
- the thiL gene encoding thiamine-phosphate kinase, giving the protein MLYNEFKIIKQFFNKKQKKTKNLIKGIGDDSALINIPSKYNLAISTDTLVEGVHFLKNIKPQDLGYKVLAVNLSDMAAMGAVPKWITIAITIPKINSYWLKNFTKGLFLLLNKYNMKLIGGDTTKGNLSINISIYGMVPKNNALLRNGANKGDLIYVTGTLGDSAAGLFLLKQNNKKKYKKNKELIKRHLNPIPRIEHGLALRNIASSAIDISDGLIKDLSHILKSSKCGANVYLESLPISKMLRNNFKEKKWLNWALSAGEDYEICFTVPKKNKTKLDIALYNLKVPYTCIGKINKSCKIKLFYQKKEIYIKYKGFDHFQKK; this is encoded by the coding sequence ATGCTATACAATGAATTTAAAATAATTAAACAATTTTTTAATAAAAAACAAAAAAAAACTAAAAATTTAATTAAAGGCATTGGTGATGACAGTGCATTAATCAATATTCCATCAAAGTATAACCTAGCAATTAGTACAGATACATTAGTAGAAGGAGTACATTTTTTAAAAAATATAAAACCACAAGACTTAGGATATAAAGTATTAGCTGTAAATCTAAGTGATATGGCGGCAATGGGAGCAGTTCCTAAATGGATAACTATAGCTATTACAATACCTAAAATAAATTCATATTGGTTAAAAAATTTTACTAAAGGTCTTTTTTTATTATTAAATAAATACAATATGAAATTAATAGGAGGAGATACCACTAAAGGAAATTTAAGTATTAACATAAGCATTTATGGAATGGTTCCTAAAAATAATGCTTTATTGAGAAATGGGGCTAATAAAGGAGATTTAATATACGTAACAGGCACATTAGGTGATAGCGCAGCAGGATTATTTTTACTAAAACAAAATAATAAAAAAAAATATAAAAAAAATAAAGAATTAATTAAACGTCATTTAAACCCGATACCTAGAATTGAACATGGTTTAGCTTTAAGAAATATTGCAAGTTCTGCAATTGATATATCTGATGGTTTAATAAAAGACCTATCTCATATTTTGAAATCTAGTAAATGTGGAGCAAATGTATATTTAGAATCATTACCTATATCAAAAATGTTACGTAATAATTTTAAAGAAAAAAAGTGGTTAAATTGGGCTTTAAGCGCAGGAGAAGATTATGAAATATGTTTTACTGTACCTAAAAAAAATAAAACAAAATTAGATATAGCTCTTTATAATTTAAAAGTACCCTATACCTGTATAGGAAAAATTAACAAATCATGTAAAATTAAATTATTTTATCAAAAAAAAGAAATTTATATAAAATACAAAGGATTTGATCACTTTCAAAAAAAATAA
- the dxs gene encoding 1-deoxy-D-xylulose-5-phosphate synthase, with translation MSLNILKYPTLYFANSVNKLRMLSVNNLPELCNELREYLIDIMSCSSGHFASGLGVIELTVALHYVYNTPFDHLIWDIGHQAYPHKILTNRINLIKTIGKKNGLHSFPSRTESKYDVFGVGHSSTSISAGLGLSIAAAKKNENRFTLCVIGDGAITSGMSFEAINHLGDIKSELSIILNDNQMSISKNLGAINKYLFKIHNFINLSNKNYNFAYKKFSYNFFKDLGFKCFGPYDGHNIFVLIDVFTKIKKYKGPKFLHIITKKGKGHSSAEKDPIKWHSVSKNYLNSKELVYSKNDKFPSYSSIFGDWLCEIAKNDRKLIAISPAMIEGSGMNNFSKLFPDQCFDVAIAEQHAVTFAAGLYLGGYKPVLAIYSTFLQRAYDQVIHDVAIQKIPILFAVDRGGIVGSDGQTHQGVFDLSYLRCIPGIIIMTPSDENECRQMLYTGYFYKRGPSVVRYPKGHGIGAKLEPMSSIPIGKSLIKRTGKYIAILNFGSLLSTVLLVAQNLNATVIDMRFVKPLDTLMILKLSKNHKYFVTIEEGMISGGAGSSVNEFLMYSRINISVLNIGLPDEFIPHGTQDEIKKDYKLDKNGILKQISIWLS, from the coding sequence ATGAGTTTGAATATTTTAAAGTATCCTACTTTATATTTTGCTAATTCTGTTAATAAACTAAGAATGTTATCAGTAAATAATTTACCTGAATTATGCAATGAGCTTCGTGAATATTTAATTGATATTATGAGTTGTTCTAGTGGACATTTTGCATCTGGGCTAGGGGTAATTGAATTAACAGTGGCATTACATTATGTATATAATACTCCTTTTGATCATTTAATATGGGATATTGGTCACCAAGCATACCCTCATAAAATTTTAACTAATAGAATAAATTTAATTAAAACTATTGGAAAAAAAAATGGTTTACATTCTTTCCCGTCTAGAACAGAAAGTAAATATGATGTATTTGGTGTTGGTCATTCTTCTACATCTATTAGTGCTGGACTAGGTTTATCTATTGCTGCAGCAAAAAAAAATGAAAATAGATTTACATTATGCGTTATTGGAGATGGAGCTATAACTTCAGGGATGTCTTTTGAAGCAATAAATCATTTAGGAGATATAAAATCAGAATTATCAATTATATTGAATGATAATCAAATGTCTATTTCTAAAAATTTAGGTGCTATAAACAAATATTTATTTAAAATACATAATTTTATTAATTTAAGTAACAAAAATTATAATTTTGCCTATAAAAAATTTTCTTATAATTTTTTTAAAGATTTAGGCTTTAAATGTTTTGGTCCTTATGATGGTCATAATATTTTTGTTTTAATAGATGTTTTTACTAAAATAAAAAAATATAAAGGTCCTAAATTTTTGCACATAATAACAAAAAAAGGCAAAGGTCATAGTTCTGCAGAAAAAGATCCCATTAAATGGCATTCTGTCTCAAAAAATTATCTTAATTCTAAAGAATTAGTATATTCCAAAAATGATAAATTTCCTAGTTATTCAAGTATTTTTGGTGATTGGTTATGCGAGATAGCTAAAAATGATAGGAAGTTAATTGCTATAAGTCCTGCTATGATTGAAGGTTCTGGTATGAATAATTTTTCTAAATTATTTCCTGATCAATGTTTTGATGTTGCAATTGCTGAACAACATGCCGTAACTTTTGCTGCTGGTCTCTACTTAGGCGGATATAAACCAGTTTTAGCAATTTATTCAACTTTTTTACAAAGAGCTTATGATCAAGTTATTCATGATGTTGCTATACAGAAAATTCCTATATTATTTGCTGTAGATCGAGGTGGAATTGTTGGATCTGATGGTCAAACTCATCAGGGAGTTTTTGACTTATCATATTTAAGATGTATTCCTGGTATAATAATTATGACTCCAAGTGATGAAAATGAATGTAGACAAATGTTATATACAGGATATTTTTATAAAAGAGGTCCTTCTGTAGTACGATATCCTAAAGGTCATGGAATAGGCGCTAAATTAGAACCTATGTCTTCTATACCTATAGGTAAGAGTTTAATAAAACGTACAGGAAAATATATTGCTATTTTAAATTTTGGCTCTTTATTATCTACAGTTTTATTAGTTGCTCAAAATTTAAATGCTACTGTAATAGACATGAGATTTGTAAAACCACTTGATACTTTGATGATTTTAAAATTATCTAAAAATCATAAATATTTTGTTACTATAGAAGAAGGTATGATTTCAGGAGGCGCTGGAAGCAGTGTAAATGAGTTTTTAATGTATAGTCGTATCAATATTTCAGTCTTAAATATTGGATTACCTGATGAATTCATTCCTCATGGAACACAGGATGAAATTAAAAAAGATTACAAATTAGATAAAAATGGAATTTTAAAACAAATTAGTATATGGTTATCTTAA